CCGCGGCGACGACGATACGGACCGACGGTAGCACCGCCCGCTTCGCCGCGATCGATACCGGCGGACCGTAACTGATCGGCCGGGTCGGCGTGCTGGGGTCGTTCGTCAGCTGTGACAGCGATTTTCACTTTCAGTTCCAGGCGTGTTTTTAAAACGGACGGGGCCGAAGGAGAGGACATGAGTCAAGCGACCTTCGACGACGACGACCTGTTCGAGGACGCGGCCAGCGAGATGCGCGAAGACGTGGAGGCGAGCCTCGCCGAGGCCCGCGCGGCGCTCCCCGAGGCCGACGCGATCTGGGACGTCGAGGCCGACAACACGCTGGGCGTGCTGAACGCGCTCCGGTCGGCGCTGGACGTCGAAGACGCCGAAGACCACCTCGTCGACGCCAAGAAGTGGTACACGATGGGCGAGCGCGCCGACGCCTTCGAGGACGCCGAGGATCTGGCCGAAGAGATCGAGACGGTCGAGGAACTGATCGACGACGTGACCGCGGCCCACGAGGAGGTCAGCGACCTGGCGAGCACCGTCCCGCAACTGCGCAGCGCGCTGGAGGAGTTCGAGGCCGACGACGAGACCGAGGAGGGCGAGGAGGATGACGCCGAGGCAGAGGCCGACGCCGACGCCGAGGAAGCCGAGGCCTGAGGACGGCCGCGTCGCCGGGCGGGATTCCGCCGGTCAGCGCCGCTCGGGTCGGGACACGTCTCGCGTCGCCAGTTCGTCCAGTAGCGTCGACAGCCGTTCGGCCGCACGCTCGCGCAGCCACTCGCCGAGCGCCTCGCTCCCGTCGCGGGGGTCGCCCACCGTTCCGTTCTCCGAGAACTCCGCCGAGTCGTAGGCGAGGTTCGTCCCGCTCACCCACTCGCCCCAGCCGTCGGCAGCGCCCGCCGCGGCGTCGTCGACGCGGTCCTCGCGGATCAGGTCGGGGGCCACCGCGCGCACGAGAGCGGTCTCGACGGGGCCACCGTGACCCATCCGGACCGCGTCGAGGTCGACCGGTGGCGCGTCCGGGTCGCCGGTCCAGTCGCGGTCGAGGTCGACGGCGTCGAACCAGGTGAACGCGGCGGCGTACGCGTCGTCGTGGCGCGCGATCCGGCCGCAGACCTCCCGGAGGGCCGCGACGTTGCCGCCGTGGCCGTTGACGACGACGACGCGGTCCCAGCCGTGGTGGGCCAGACTGGCGACCGTCTCGCGGACGTAGTCGCGGAAGGTGTCCTCGCTCACCCAGAGCGTCCCCGCGAACTGGCGGTGTTCCTCGGCGACCCCGACCGGGACCGTCGGCGCGACGACGACCTCGCCGTCGTAGGCTTCGACACCGGCCTCGGCGACAGTCTCGGCGGTCAGCGCGTCCGTCCCCAGCGGCGCGTGCGGGCCGTGCTGTTCGGTACTGCCGACCGGCAGGACGGCGAGACCCGTCTCGACGGCGTCGGCCTCGGACCACGTCGATGTCGAGAGGTGCATACCGGTCGCTCGCGGGGCCGACGGTTAAGCGATACGGCCGCGTGGGGTCCGCGCGGTCGGACGGTCGCGACCGCGTCGGCGGACGTCCGCGGGCTTATTTCGCCGGCGCCCGTATCCGACGCCATGACCGACGACACGGACGAGATCGACCCGTCGAGCCTCCAGACGCGGATCGACGCCGGAGAGTCCGTTCGCGTCCTCGACGTTCGCGACCGCGACGAGGTCGAACAATGGCGCCTCTCCGGGCCGGGTGTCGCCCTCACGCAGAAGCCGTACAACCGCTTCTTGCAGGCCAACGTGACTGGAACTCTCGAGGAATTCGTCGCCGACGTCGAGGGCGAGGGACCGATCACCGTCGTCTGCGCGCGAGGCGAGGCCAGCGGCGAGGTCGCGCGCGACCTGACCGACGCCGGCTTCGACGCGCGGAACCTCGCCGGTGGGATGGAAGCCTGGGCACGGCTGTTGCTCGCCGGCGAAGTCCAGGGGGCGCTCCCCGACGCGCCCGGAGCGACGCTCGTCCAGTACCGACGCCCCTCGAGTGGCTGTCTGGGGTATCTGCTCGTCGCCGACGGCGAGGCGGCGGTCGTCGACCCGCTCCGGGCGTTCACCGATCGGTACGTCGCCGACGCCGCCGAACGGGACGCGGAGATTACGACCGTCGTCGACACGCACGTCCACGCCGACCACGTCAGTGGCCTGCGAGCGCTGGCCGACGCGACCGGGGCGACGCCCGTGATGCCCGCGCCGGCCGTCGAGCGCGGCGTGACCTACGACGTGGATACGGTCGAGGATGGGGAGACCATCGCGGTCGGCGAGTCGTCCCTGACGGCGGTCCACGCGCCCGGCCACACCACCGGTATGACCGCTTTCGCGGTCGGCGACGCGCTGCTGACCGGTGACAGCCTGTTCACCGACGGCGTCGCTCGGCCGGACCTGGAGGAGGGGGCCGACGAGGCACCCGCGTTCGCGCGCGAGCTCCACCGAACGCTCACCGAGCGCTTCGCCCGCTTCCCGGACGAGACGGTCGTCGCGCCGGGCCACCACAGCGGGGACGCCGTCCCCGGCGCCGACGAGGCCGTCACAGCGCGGCTGGGGAAGTGTCGGGAATCGCCGGTCTTCGACCTCGACGAGGGCGAATTCGTCGAGCGGATAACCGGGCGGACGCCGCCACGGCCGGCCAACCACACCGAGATAATCGCCGCCAACCTCGGCCGGGAGTCCGTCACCGACGACGTGGCGTTCGAGCTGGAACTCGGGCCGAACAACTGCGCGGCCGCGCCGGCCGACGACTGAGGCGGCGCTGGGGTGTCGGCGAAGGCGGCGGACGACTCAGAACGGCAGTTTATCGCGGATCTGACCGAGGAGAGAGCCCTCGTCGGGGTCGATGGGACCGACGACGCCGTCTTCGGGGACGATGACCGTCCGGTGGTCCTCCTGGTGGGCCTCGATGAGGCCGTCCGATTTCAGGTCGGCCAGCGCCGATTCCAGCGTGTCGATGTCGACGTCGACCCGCGACCGGAGCTCGAAGACGGTCATTCCCTCTTCGCGCCGGTCGGCCAGCGCGTCCAGGACCGCGACCTCGACCTCGTCGCGGTCGCGGTACTCCGGTTTCGCCTGCATACTACTCCCTTCGGTTGGCCGGGTCTTACGTGTATCCCCCGAGATGCCGGTCGCGACGCCCCCGACCGAGGGTGTCGGACCGCACGACTGCTCGGCGTTCGGACAAACAGCACGCTTATGGTTCGGACGGGTCGAACACGTGGTAATGAGTATCAAGTGTTCGCTCCTGGGACACAGCTTCGGCGAGACGACCGTCGAGCGGGAGCGCGAGGAACAGGGGACGGAAGTCGTCATCACCATCACCGAGATGGAGACCTGTTCCCGCTGCGGCGAGACCCGCGTGGTCTCGGAGAACAAGGAAGTGACGACCCTCGAGACGCCAGAGGGCGGTGCCGACGAGTTCGAGGCCACGCCGGGCGAGGGGGCCGACGACACCGCCGACGTGGTCGACGCGGGGGAGTCGGCCGACGCGGGGGAGTCGGACGCGAGCGGTGACGACGGTGGCGCTGGCGACGAAGGAGTCGGCGGGAGCGACGCCACGGACGCCGTCATCCTCGACGACGACAGCGGCGCGGAGTCGTCGGCCCAGGCGGAGGCCCGCGGCGCCGAGACGACCATCCCCGACGCCGAGGACGGCGCGACCGCCGAGGCCGAGGTCGACAGCGACGAGGACGACGCGGTCATCATCGGCGACGACGAGGGGGACGACCGCGCCCCCGGCGAGTGGCCCGACGAAGAGGCCGAACCCGAGGGTGACCACTCACCCGACGACGAGGGGGACACCGACGACGACGATGACGCGACCGCCGACGAGCGGGCGCCGGACGCCGAGGGCGACGACCGCGACCCCGGCGAGTGGCCCGACGAGCCGTCGGACCCGGCCGAGCGCGCCGGCGAGACCGCGGAGGTCGAGATCCTCGGTGGCGGCGACCAGGACGGCGACGCCGAGACGGGCGGTGACGGATCGGCCTCGGAGGACGGGGTCGGCGGCCCCGACCTCGCCGACGCGCCCGCCGCGGACTCGCCAGACGCCGACGCCGGCGGGGGCGACGGAGCGAACGGTGACGCGGCGAGCGACGACGTCGCCGGTGCCTGGCCGGAGGAGGAAGACCCCTCGACCGGCGCCGAGTCGATGGGCGAGTGGCCAGAGGAGACCAAGCGTGACCAACCGACCGACCCCGGTGCCGCTGGGCCGTCACTCGACGGCGAGGAGACGCCGTCGGTCACCGTCCCCGAAGGGACGTTCAAGTGCTCGGAGTGCGACTTCTCCACGGAGGCCGACGCCACGTCGCTGCGCGCCGGCGACTTCTGCCCCGAGTGCCGACGCGGGACGCTCCTCGAACACGCGGACACCGTCGCCGAGGAGTGATCGGGGCGCCCACTCGACGCGCTCGAAAAAGGTAAGAATGGTGCTCGCAAAGGGTCGGCCATGCGGGAGTACAAGATGCGCCGGGGAGAGCACCTCGAAGAGCGTATCGAAGACATGGAGGCGACGATCGAGGACTACTTCGGAACCATCTCGACCACCGAGGAATTCAAGGGGAGTGACCTGCACGTGGTCGAGGATCCCGACAATCCGGTGTTCGAGCGCATCACGGCAGGGACGGTCGAGTACAGCGGCAAGAAAGACAAGCTCGCGGTCGACTTCGAGGAGCGGCCCGCCGAAGAGGTCATCGCGGCGGGCGAGGCCGACGCCGCGGCCGACGCCGTCGACGCCAAAAACGACTTTCTCCTCGAAGCCACCGGCCGCGACGCCAAGAGCCGCCGCGACTCGATGAAACGCTCCGTCGAAGACAGCCCCGACGAGGCCGACGAGGTCTGACTCGTTTCCGCCGTCGCGACCGCGCACGGCAGGCCCCCCCCACTACGGTGTGACACACTACTGCCCAGTGGTAGCTCCGCTCGGAATCGAGGCGTTCAGGGACACACTATCCGTCCCCGGCGAGCATCGTGAGAGACGTTTCCGTCGACCGGCGGGCCGTCCCCAGCGACCCGTCGGTCGCGAAGCGATAGCCGGCAGGGCTCGGGTTCCGCGGGAGCCGAGCGGTCGACGACTCCGGCGGTGGTGCGTTACTGCCCGAGCGGGTCGCGGTTGATGGCGACGCCGTGGGGCGTGATGATGAGCTGGTCGTCGCCCTTCTGGGCGATGTCGCCGCCGACCTCGTTGGCGACCTGCTTGAGCTCGTCGGTGATGTGCTCCATCGTCCGGTCCTGGGTCGTGTGGCGCGTGATGTCGGCGATGACCACGTCGCCGTCGTAGACGGCGTCCTTGATGTCGATGACGTCCTGTTTGTCGCCGATCTTCGCGATCCGAACCTGACGGGAGGCCGCCGTCGCCCCCGCGTCGACCCCGTCGCTCTCGATCTCGACGTAGTCCTCTTTCTGCCGGCTACCCCCGGATTCCCCGAGGATTTTGCTCATTAGTCCCATACACTCTCTCCCGGTCGCTGTCCGTTTGTATTTTACGTCAGACATCCCTCGTCGACCGGACACTCGTCGGACGCGGCTCGGGACGACGGGTCAATCGTCGACGCCACTCCCGGTCCGGTCTTCGTCGCTCTCGACGTCGCTCGCGCTGGGACTGTCCCCGCCGTGGGGGGTCTCTCGCCGGCGGACGGTCGCCGAGTGGACCGTCTCGGTCGCGTCGTCGACGACGACCACATCGCCTGGGCTCGTGGGCAGCCGCTCGGTCAGCGAACTCGACATGTACGTCGGCCGGGCGGCCTCCAACGCTGCCAGGTCCGCCTCGGAGGTGAGCCGGTGAGAGACCACGATGTCCGACTGGGAGACCGCCACCTCCGAGACGGCGCTGGGCCGCTGGGTCGCGAGTACGAGGCTCACGCCGGGTGCGCGTCCGCGTGTGAGGATCGTCTCCAGCGCTGCCTCGCCGACGCCGCCGAAGACGGTGTGGGCCTCGTCGACCATGAACCACGGGAGCCGCGCGATCGCACCGTCGACTCGGGCACGGTACAGCGCCTCGCCGATACCGCGGACGACGGCGTTCATCGGCGCCGAGTCCAGCCCCGACACGTCGACGACCGTCACCGCACCGCTGCCCAGCTCCCGGGCGTCCATCCCCTCGGGGTCGAAGACACCCCACGAGTCGGCCAGGTCGAGGTGGTTGCGCGCCGCGCGCCTGTCGACACCCGGCGCGTCGGTCGCCTCGACGGCGTCCCGCATGTCCGAAAGCGTCGGCTGGCCCTGGGCGGCCCGCCAGACCAGCCCGCCCGCGCCGCTCTCGGGCGACAGATCTAACAGCGCGCACCACGACCGCGGGTCCAGCGTCGTCGCCGTGATCTGCGGGTCGTCGACCACCTCGGCGGGGACGGGCTCGCCCTCGGCGGGTTCGGCCAACGTCGGAAACACGCCCATCGGGTCGACGACGACGGGCGCGACGCCGTCGGCCCGCGCGAGCGCCTCGGCGAGGACGCCCAGCGTGTAGGACTTCCCGTAGCCGCGCTTGCCGACGATCAGCGTCGCGTGCGGGCCGTCGAGGTCGACGTGCAGCGGCACGCCGCTGGACCCGTCCCGCGCTCGGTAGGTGCCCAGACGCCCAGTGGGCCCGTCCTCGTCGGCCTGCGCCGCAGTTCCGCGTCCGATGACGAACGTCACGGGGGACGGTGGTCCCGGCTTCACCCTTGAAGGTTCGCCGAGCGCGAGCCAACACTGACGGTGATCGCTCCCTACTCCTCGCCCGTGACGTTCAGCATCTGCGTTCGGGAGACCTACACCGACGAGACGGGCGACGAGCAGACCCGGTACGGCGTCGCGGTGACGACGCGACTGGCCGGCGTGGGGACGCTGTGTCCGTTCGCCAGTGAACACGGCGCCGTCGCCACCCAGAGCCTGGTCAACGTCGACCTCGGTCGGACGGGGATCGAGTACCTGAACGACGGGCTCGGGGTCGAAGACGCGCTGGAAGCGCTGCTCGCCGCCGACGACGGCCGCGCCGAGCGCCAGCTCCACGGCGTCGGGTCGGACGGCGAGTTCGCCTTCTCCGGCGAGGAGTGTCGCCCCTGGTACGGCGATATCGTCGGGGAGAACTACACCGTCGCCGGGAACCTCCTGACCGGCGGCGACGTGGTCGAAGCGGTCGCCGAGACGTACGCGGAGGGCGCCGCCGAGGATCCGGACGACCCCGAGTCAGACCCGGAAACGCCGCTGGCCGAACGGCTGATCGACGCGCTCGCGGCCGGCCACGAACTCGGCGGCGACAAGCGCGAGGAGCTCCACGTCCAGAGCGCTGCGCTGCTGGTCCGTTCGACCGAAGACCGCGAGATGACCCCCTACTACGACGACCTGCGCGTCGACGCCACCGAGACCCCTCTCGAAGACCTCCGGGAGACCTACGAACTCGCCGCCGAAGGCTACGAGATGGCGATGGACCGCTACGAAGCGGAGTACGCCGACGACGAGGACGCCGGCGAGTGAGGACGAAGCCGCTCGCTTCGCTGGCTCAGACCGCGAACTCGAAGAGGTCGTCGCCCACGTGGTGGATCGACTCGACGACCTTGCCGGAGTCGCCGACCATGTCCGAACCGTCGGTCTTCGCGCGGCCGACGGCGAGGAACTTCCCGTGGCTCTCCTCGGCGATGGCGACGAGATCGCCGCTCTCGATGGAGTCGTCGGCCTCGACGATGCCGGGGCGCATCACGTCTGCACCGTCCGAGACGAACGAGACGGCGCCCGCGTCGACGGTGACGACGTTACGCTGGGGCGGGAAGGCGTTGGCTCCCTGGACGGTGAGGAACGGTTCGTCCTCGCCGGCCGCGTCCCGAACGTAGAGGACGAGCGGGTCGCCGTCGACGAGGACGACGTTCCAGTCGCTGTCCTCGAACTCGACTTTCTCGTAACTGTCGGCGTCGATCTCGACGCCGAGAGTGGCCGCGACGGCGTCTTCGATGTCGGCGATCGCGTCCGCGCGGAGGTGGTGGCGCGACTTCACGTCCATACGTCGATGTGGGCCGGGTGGCGGGATAAATCGACCGCTCCGCGACGCCGCGCTCGGTCGGACGGGCCCGGTCTACGAGTCGGCCGGGCCGTCGCGGCGGTCACGTCGGTCGTCTGCGGCGTCGCAGCGGTCACGTCGGCCGTCCGCGGCGTCGCGGCGGTCGGGCTCGGAGGGGTCGCTGTCCCGGCTCTCCTCGTCGGGGCTGTGGCGTCGCCCGACGAGCAGGGCCGC
This DNA window, taken from Halosimplex litoreum, encodes the following:
- a CDS encoding DUF1028 domain-containing protein — encoded protein: MTFSICVRETYTDETGDEQTRYGVAVTTRLAGVGTLCPFASEHGAVATQSLVNVDLGRTGIEYLNDGLGVEDALEALLAADDGRAERQLHGVGSDGEFAFSGEECRPWYGDIVGENYTVAGNLLTGGDVVEAVAETYAEGAAEDPDDPESDPETPLAERLIDALAAGHELGGDKREELHVQSAALLVRSTEDREMTPYYDDLRVDATETPLEDLRETYELAAEGYEMAMDRYEAEYADDEDAGE
- a CDS encoding DUF7093 family protein, whose protein sequence is MSIKCSLLGHSFGETTVEREREEQGTEVVITITEMETCSRCGETRVVSENKEVTTLETPEGGADEFEATPGEGADDTADVVDAGESADAGESDASGDDGGAGDEGVGGSDATDAVILDDDSGAESSAQAEARGAETTIPDAEDGATAEAEVDSDEDDAVIIGDDEGDDRAPGEWPDEEAEPEGDHSPDDEGDTDDDDDATADERAPDAEGDDRDPGEWPDEPSDPAERAGETAEVEILGGGDQDGDAETGGDGSASEDGVGGPDLADAPAADSPDADAGGGDGANGDAASDDVAGAWPEEEDPSTGAESMGEWPEETKRDQPTDPGAAGPSLDGEETPSVTVPEGTFKCSECDFSTEADATSLRAGDFCPECRRGTLLEHADTVAEE
- a CDS encoding RNA-binding protein, which produces MDVKSRHHLRADAIADIEDAVAATLGVEIDADSYEKVEFEDSDWNVVLVDGDPLVLYVRDAAGEDEPFLTVQGANAFPPQRNVVTVDAGAVSFVSDGADVMRPGIVEADDSIESGDLVAIAEESHGKFLAVGRAKTDGSDMVGDSGKVVESIHHVGDDLFEFAV
- a CDS encoding DUF5611 family protein — protein: MREYKMRRGEHLEERIEDMEATIEDYFGTISTTEEFKGSDLHVVEDPDNPVFERITAGTVEYSGKKDKLAVDFEERPAEEVIAAGEADAAADAVDAKNDFLLEATGRDAKSRRDSMKRSVEDSPDEADEV
- a CDS encoding creatininase family protein, translating into MHLSTSTWSEADAVETGLAVLPVGSTEQHGPHAPLGTDALTAETVAEAGVEAYDGEVVVAPTVPVGVAEEHRQFAGTLWVSEDTFRDYVRETVASLAHHGWDRVVVVNGHGGNVAALREVCGRIARHDDAYAAAFTWFDAVDLDRDWTGDPDAPPVDLDAVRMGHGGPVETALVRAVAPDLIREDRVDDAAAGAADGWGEWVSGTNLAYDSAEFSENGTVGDPRDGSEALGEWLRERAAERLSTLLDELATRDVSRPERR
- a CDS encoding cell division protein SepF gives rise to the protein MGLMSKILGESGGSRQKEDYVEIESDGVDAGATAASRQVRIAKIGDKQDVIDIKDAVYDGDVVIADITRHTTQDRTMEHITDELKQVANEVGGDIAQKGDDQLIITPHGVAINRDPLGQ
- a CDS encoding MBL fold metallo-hydrolase; the encoded protein is MTDDTDEIDPSSLQTRIDAGESVRVLDVRDRDEVEQWRLSGPGVALTQKPYNRFLQANVTGTLEEFVADVEGEGPITVVCARGEASGEVARDLTDAGFDARNLAGGMEAWARLLLAGEVQGALPDAPGATLVQYRRPSSGCLGYLLVADGEAAVVDPLRAFTDRYVADAAERDAEITTVVDTHVHADHVSGLRALADATGATPVMPAPAVERGVTYDVDTVEDGETIAVGESSLTAVHAPGHTTGMTAFAVGDALLTGDSLFTDGVARPDLEEGADEAPAFARELHRTLTERFARFPDETVVAPGHHSGDAVPGADEAVTARLGKCRESPVFDLDEGEFVERITGRTPPRPANHTEIIAANLGRESVTDDVAFELELGPNNCAAAPADD
- a CDS encoding DUF5790 family protein, translated to MSQATFDDDDLFEDAASEMREDVEASLAEARAALPEADAIWDVEADNTLGVLNALRSALDVEDAEDHLVDAKKWYTMGERADAFEDAEDLAEEIETVEELIDDVTAAHEEVSDLASTVPQLRSALEEFEADDETEEGEEDDAEAEADADAEEAEA
- a CDS encoding DUF6432 family protein — protein: MQAKPEYRDRDEVEVAVLDALADRREEGMTVFELRSRVDVDIDTLESALADLKSDGLIEAHQEDHRTVIVPEDGVVGPIDPDEGSLLGQIRDKLPF
- a CDS encoding ATP-binding protein, encoding MTFVIGRGTAAQADEDGPTGRLGTYRARDGSSGVPLHVDLDGPHATLIVGKRGYGKSYTLGVLAEALARADGVAPVVVDPMGVFPTLAEPAEGEPVPAEVVDDPQITATTLDPRSWCALLDLSPESGAGGLVWRAAQGQPTLSDMRDAVEATDAPGVDRRAARNHLDLADSWGVFDPEGMDARELGSGAVTVVDVSGLDSAPMNAVVRGIGEALYRARVDGAIARLPWFMVDEAHTVFGGVGEAALETILTRGRAPGVSLVLATQRPSAVSEVAVSQSDIVVSHRLTSEADLAALEAARPTYMSSSLTERLPTSPGDVVVVDDATETVHSATVRRRETPHGGDSPSASDVESDEDRTGSGVDD